From the genome of Candidatus Cloacimonadota bacterium:
AGCCTTACATAGATCAGTTATTAAACTGGGCTTTTGTCCGGCAGTAAACTGTCCAACATACTTAATGCGGAAAGAGTTTGATGAAATGTATTTAGTATCTTCAAAATCATGGGGGTCAAATCCATTGAGCAATACAAGTTTATTTCCCTCAGGAAGTGAATCTGCGATTTCTTTAGATACGATAAGCACATAATCTGCACGGCTTAATACTTTTTTTTCTAAATACTTATGTATGTTTTGCACAATGGGCAAAGGTGGGTTCAGCTTTAAATAGTGAATATCAGTCCATGGATCTCTAAAATCGGCAAACCATCGTATCTTTGTTTTAGATTGTAGCCTCATGCCAATTAAATGACTGCTGTGAGGGGGACCAGTTGTAATGAGAGTAGAATATGGCTTTGTTTTTAATTCGGATAATGCAGCCCGATATGCTGCAGGATTCCAGAATACGCGTAAATCTGGCACAATGAGATTTATTCTTAACCAGATGAACAGTTTGGTGAGCAAGCTTTTTTTGGGGGGAATTCTGCCGTAAGGGATAGTACTTTTTTTACCGAAAATCTTTTGCCAAATCCGATGCCATTGTGGAGCTTTTACGCGGATAACTTGCACTTGAGGAGGTATTTTTTGGCAAAGAGCTTCATCAATAAACGGATAATCTCCATGTTCAGAGCACAATACAGTAACCTGGTAACCGAATCTTACTAAGTGAGGAATAAACCTTAGCC
Proteins encoded in this window:
- a CDS encoding glycosyl transferase — translated: MVRISKNNLGIMRILLISYYFPPCGGAPVQRWLRFIPHLVRFGYQVTVLCSEHGDYPFIDEALCQKIPPQVQVIRVKAPQWHRIWQKIFGKKSTIPYGRIPPKKSLLTKLFIWLRINLIVPDLRVFWNPAAYRAALSELKTKPYSTLITTGPPHSSHLIGMRLQSKTKIRWFADFRDPWTDIHYLKLNPPLPIVQNIHKYLEKKVLSRADYVLIVSKEIADSLPEGNKLVLLNGFDPHDFEDTKYISSNSFRIKYVGQFTAGQKPSLITDLCKAVNREFQLSMIGTQLSSAEVQELRQSCINTPVLKGYVSHEQAIQEMVDADLLILLVNDYEGNRGMLTTKLFEYLASRTPILCFSPPEGAVVDILSQIDGAKVFSYNQISNAANWVDSLPLGLRCNGNIDSYSIDKQIVTLAEALSR